The Pseudomonas baetica genome includes a region encoding these proteins:
- the atpE gene encoding F0F1 ATP synthase subunit C gives METVVGLTAIAVALLIGLGALGTAIGFGLLGGKFLEGAARQPEMVPMLQVKMFIVAGLLDAVTMIGVGIALFFTFANPFVGQIAG, from the coding sequence ATGGAAACTGTAGTTGGTCTAACCGCTATCGCTGTTGCACTGTTGATCGGCCTGGGCGCACTGGGTACCGCAATTGGTTTCGGCCTGCTGGGCGGCAAGTTCCTGGAAGGCGCAGCGCGTCAGCCAGAAATGGTTCCAATGCTGCAAGTTAAAATGTTCATCGTTGCCGGTCTGCTCGACGCCGTAACCATGATCGGTGTTGGTATCGCTCTGTTCTTCACCTTTGCGAACCCGTTCGTTGGTCAGATCGCTGGCTAA
- a CDS encoding F0F1 ATP synthase subunit B — protein MNINATLIGQSVAFLIFVLFCMKYVWPPVIAALHERQKKIADGLDAASRAARDLELAQEKAGQQLREAKAQAAEIIEQAKKRGNQIVEEAVEKARVDADRVKVQAQAEIEQELNSVKDKLRAQVGLLAVGGAEKILGATIDQNAHAELVNQLAAEI, from the coding sequence GTGAACATTAATGCGACCCTGATTGGCCAGTCCGTTGCGTTCCTGATTTTTGTACTGTTCTGCATGAAGTATGTATGGCCTCCGGTCATCGCTGCTCTGCACGAACGTCAAAAGAAGATCGCTGATGGTCTGGACGCTGCCAGCCGTGCAGCTCGCGACCTGGAGTTGGCCCAAGAAAAAGCGGGTCAGCAACTGCGCGAAGCGAAAGCTCAGGCAGCTGAAATCATCGAGCAAGCCAAGAAACGCGGTAACCAGATTGTCGAAGAGGCCGTTGAAAAGGCCCGTGTCGACGCTGACCGTGTGAAGGTTCAGGCTCAAGCCGAGATCGAACAGGAACTGAACAGTGTCAAAGACAAGCTGCGCGCCCAAGTGGGCTTGCTGGCTGTCGGCGGCGCCGAGAAGATCCTGGGTGCCACAATCGATCAAAACGCGCACGCAGAGCTGGTTAACCAACTGGCTGCTGAAATCTAA
- a CDS encoding F0F1 ATP synthase subunit delta: MAELTTLARPYAKAAFEHAQAHQQLANWSAMLGLAAAVSQDDTMQRVLKAPRLTSAEKAATFIDVCGDKFDAKAQNFINVVAENDRLPLLPEIAALFDLYKAEQEKSVDVEVTSAFALNQEQQDKLAKVLSARLNREVRLQVAEDAALIGGVVIRAGDLVIDGSIRGKIAKLAEALKS, encoded by the coding sequence ATGGCAGAACTGACCACGTTGGCCCGACCTTACGCTAAGGCGGCCTTCGAGCACGCTCAGGCCCACCAGCAACTGGCCAATTGGTCAGCCATGCTCGGCCTGGCTGCAGCGGTGTCGCAAGACGACACCATGCAGCGCGTGCTCAAGGCCCCGCGACTGACGAGCGCAGAAAAGGCCGCCACGTTTATTGACGTGTGCGGCGACAAGTTTGATGCCAAGGCACAGAACTTCATCAACGTCGTTGCCGAAAACGACCGTCTCCCGCTTCTGCCGGAGATCGCCGCTCTTTTCGACCTGTACAAGGCCGAACAAGAGAAGTCGGTAGACGTTGAAGTGACCAGTGCTTTCGCATTGAACCAAGAACAGCAAGACAAACTCGCCAAGGTTCTCAGTGCACGACTCAACCGGGAAGTGCGCCTGCAAGTTGCGGAGGATGCTGCCCTAATAGGTGGTGTCGTTATCCGCGCCGGCGACCTGGTTATCGATGGCTCGATTCGCGGCAAAATCGCGAAACTTGCCGAAGCATTGAAATCTTGA
- the atpA gene encoding F0F1 ATP synthase subunit alpha, which produces MQQLNPSEISEIIKGRIDKLDVTSQARNEGTVVSVSDGIVRIHGLADVMYGEMIEFPGGVYGMALNLEQDSVGAVVLGAYQSLAEGMSAKCTGRILEVPVGKELLGRVVDALGNPVDGKGPLGNTETDAVEKVAPGVIWRKSVDQPVQTGYKAVDAMIPVGRGQRELIIGDRQIGKTALAIDAIINQKDSGIFCVYVAIGQKQSTIANVVRKLEENGALANTIIVAASASESPALQFLAPYSGCTMGEFFRDRGEDALIVYDDLSKQAVAYRQISLLLRRPPGREAYPGDVFYLHSRLLERASRVSEEYVEKFTNGAVTGKTGSLTALPIIETQAGDVSAFVPTNVISITDGQIFLESAMFNSGIRPAVNAGVSVSRVGGAAQTKIIKKLSGGIRTALAQYRELAAFAQFASDLDEATRKQLEHGQRVTELMKQKQYAPMSIADMALSLYAAERGFLTDIEIAKIGSFEQALIAFFNRDHADLMAKINVKGDFNDEIDAGMKAGIEKFKATQTW; this is translated from the coding sequence ATGCAGCAACTCAATCCTTCCGAAATAAGTGAAATTATCAAGGGCCGCATCGACAAGCTCGATGTGACCTCCCAAGCCCGTAACGAAGGCACTGTCGTCAGCGTATCTGACGGCATCGTGCGGATTCACGGTCTGGCCGACGTAATGTACGGCGAGATGATCGAGTTTCCGGGCGGCGTCTACGGTATGGCCCTCAACCTGGAGCAAGACTCCGTAGGTGCCGTTGTACTGGGCGCTTACCAGTCTCTGGCTGAAGGCATGAGCGCCAAGTGCACCGGCCGCATCCTCGAAGTTCCGGTTGGTAAGGAACTGCTGGGTCGCGTAGTCGACGCACTGGGTAACCCTGTTGACGGCAAAGGTCCACTGGGCAACACCGAGACCGACGCGGTCGAGAAAGTTGCTCCGGGCGTGATCTGGCGTAAGTCGGTAGACCAGCCTGTACAGACTGGCTACAAGGCTGTCGATGCCATGATCCCTGTCGGCCGTGGCCAGCGTGAGCTGATCATCGGTGACCGTCAGATCGGTAAAACCGCTCTGGCGATCGACGCGATCATCAACCAGAAAGACAGCGGCATTTTCTGCGTCTACGTAGCAATCGGTCAGAAGCAATCGACCATCGCCAACGTGGTTCGCAAGCTGGAAGAAAACGGCGCCCTGGCCAACACGATCATCGTGGCTGCCAGTGCTTCGGAATCTCCTGCGCTGCAGTTCCTGGCACCGTACTCCGGTTGCACCATGGGTGAATTCTTCCGCGACCGCGGTGAAGACGCGCTGATCGTTTATGACGATCTGTCCAAGCAAGCAGTGGCTTACCGCCAGATTTCCCTGCTGCTGCGCCGTCCACCAGGCCGTGAAGCTTACCCAGGCGACGTGTTCTATCTCCACTCCCGTCTGCTCGAGCGCGCATCCCGCGTTTCGGAAGAGTACGTAGAGAAGTTCACCAACGGCGCAGTGACCGGCAAAACCGGTTCCCTGACCGCACTGCCGATCATCGAAACCCAGGCTGGCGACGTTTCCGCGTTCGTTCCGACCAACGTGATTTCCATCACCGACGGTCAGATCTTCCTGGAATCGGCCATGTTCAACTCGGGCATCCGCCCTGCAGTGAACGCCGGTGTTTCGGTATCCCGTGTGGGTGGTGCCGCTCAGACCAAGATCATCAAGAAGCTGTCCGGTGGTATCCGTACCGCTCTGGCTCAGTACCGTGAACTGGCGGCATTCGCCCAGTTCGCTTCTGACCTGGACGAAGCGACCCGTAAGCAACTTGAGCATGGTCAGCGCGTTACCGAGCTGATGAAGCAGAAGCAATACGCACCAATGTCGATCGCTGACATGGCGCTGTCGCTGTATGCCGCTGAGCGTGGGTTCCTGACTGACATTGAAATCGCCAAGATCGGCAGCTTCGAACAAGCGCTGATTGCTTTCTTCAACCGCGATCACGCCGATTTGATGGCCAAGATCAACGTTAAAGGTGACTTCAATGACGAAATCGACGCTGGCATGAAAGCCGGTATCGAGAAGTTCAAGGCCACCCAAACCTGGTAA
- the atpG gene encoding F0F1 ATP synthase subunit gamma, which yields MAGAKEIRSKIASIKSTQKITSAMEKVAVSKMRKAQMRMAASRPYAERIRQVIGHLANANPEYRHPFMIDREIKRVGYVVVSSDRGLCGGLNTNLFKALVKDMAVNRENGVEIDLCVVGSKGAAFFRNFGGNVVAAISHLGEEPSINDLIGSVKVMLDAYLDGRIDRLSVVSNKFINTMTQQPTVEQLIPLVATPDQDLKHHWDYLYEPDAKELLDGLMVRYVESQVYQAVVENNAAEQAARMIAMKNATDNAGDLISDLQLIYNKARQAAITQEISEIVGGAAAV from the coding sequence ATGGCAGGCGCAAAAGAGATTCGCAGTAAGATTGCGAGCATCAAAAGCACGCAAAAGATTACCAGCGCCATGGAAAAAGTGGCGGTCAGCAAAATGCGCAAGGCACAAATGCGCATGGCTGCTAGCCGTCCTTATGCGGAGCGTATCCGCCAGGTAATTGGGCATCTGGCCAACGCCAACCCGGAATACCGCCACCCGTTCATGATCGACCGCGAAATCAAGCGTGTTGGTTATGTCGTCGTGAGCAGTGACCGTGGTTTGTGCGGCGGCTTGAACACCAACCTGTTCAAGGCCCTGGTCAAGGACATGGCGGTAAACCGCGAAAACGGCGTCGAGATTGATCTGTGTGTCGTTGGTAGCAAGGGTGCGGCCTTTTTCCGTAACTTCGGCGGTAACGTCGTTGCAGCTATCAGCCACCTGGGTGAAGAGCCGTCGATCAATGATCTGATCGGCAGCGTCAAGGTGATGCTGGATGCCTACCTGGACGGCCGTATTGATCGCCTGTCCGTGGTGTCCAACAAGTTCATCAACACCATGACGCAACAGCCTACCGTGGAGCAGTTGATTCCATTGGTGGCAACCCCGGATCAGGATCTCAAGCACCACTGGGACTATCTCTACGAACCGGATGCCAAAGAGCTGCTTGACGGCTTGATGGTCCGTTACGTCGAGTCGCAGGTCTACCAGGCGGTGGTCGAGAACAACGCGGCTGAACAAGCTGCGCGGATGATCGCGATGAAGAACGCTACCGACAACGCCGGTGATTTGATCAGCGATTTGCAGCTGATCTACAACAAGGCGCGTCAGGCTGCGATCACCCAAGAGATCTCGGAAATCGTCGGCGGCGCTGCCGCGGTTTAA
- the atpD gene encoding F0F1 ATP synthase subunit beta, with product MSSGRIVQIIGAVIDVEFPRDSVPSIYNALKVVSAAETTLEVQQQLGDGVVRTIAMGSTEGLKRGLEVTDSGAAISVPVGKATLGRIMDVLGNPIDEAGPIDTEERWGIHRPAPSFAEQAGGNDLLETGIKVIDLVCPFAKGGKVGLFGGAGVGKTVNMMELIRNIAIEHSGYSVFAGVGERTREGNDFYHEMKDSNVLDKVALVYGQMNEPPGNRLRVALTGLTMAEKFRDEGNDVLLFVDNIYRYTLAGTEVSALLGRMPSAVGYQPTLAEEMGVLQERITSTKEGSITSIQAVYVPADDLTDPSPATTFAHLDATVVLSRDIASLGIYPAVDPLDSTSRQLDPNVIGQDHYDTARGVQYVLQRYKELKDIIAILGMDELSEADKQLVNRARKIQRFLSQPFFVAEVFTGASGKYVSLKDTIAGFKGILNGDYDHLPEQAFYMVGGIEEAIEKAKKL from the coding sequence ATGAGTAGCGGACGTATCGTTCAAATCATCGGCGCCGTTATCGACGTGGAATTTCCACGCGACAGCGTACCGAGCATCTACAACGCGCTGAAAGTAGTGAGCGCGGCCGAAACCACTCTGGAAGTTCAGCAACAGCTGGGCGACGGCGTGGTTCGCACCATTGCGATGGGTTCCACCGAGGGCTTGAAGCGCGGTCTGGAAGTTACCGATTCTGGCGCAGCCATCTCCGTACCGGTCGGTAAAGCGACCCTGGGCCGGATCATGGACGTTCTGGGTAACCCAATCGACGAAGCGGGTCCAATCGACACCGAAGAGCGTTGGGGCATTCACCGTCCAGCGCCTTCGTTCGCTGAACAGGCAGGCGGCAACGACCTGCTGGAAACCGGCATCAAGGTTATCGACCTGGTTTGCCCGTTTGCCAAAGGCGGTAAAGTCGGTCTGTTCGGTGGTGCCGGTGTAGGCAAAACCGTAAACATGATGGAACTGATCCGTAACATCGCCATCGAGCACAGCGGTTATTCCGTGTTCGCCGGTGTGGGTGAGCGTACTCGTGAGGGTAACGACTTCTACCACGAGATGAAGGACTCCAACGTTCTGGACAAAGTGGCACTGGTTTACGGTCAGATGAACGAGCCGCCGGGTAACCGTCTGCGCGTAGCACTGACCGGCCTGACCATGGCCGAGAAGTTCCGTGACGAAGGTAACGACGTTCTGCTGTTCGTCGACAACATCTATCGTTACACCCTGGCCGGTACTGAAGTATCCGCACTGCTGGGTCGTATGCCTTCGGCAGTAGGTTACCAGCCGACCCTGGCTGAAGAGATGGGCGTTCTGCAAGAACGTATCACTTCGACCAAGGAAGGTTCGATCACCTCGATCCAAGCGGTATACGTACCTGCGGACGACTTGACCGACCCGTCGCCAGCGACCACCTTCGCCCACTTGGACGCCACCGTCGTTCTGTCCCGTGACATCGCTTCCCTGGGTATCTACCCAGCGGTAGATCCACTGGATTCGACTTCGCGCCAGCTGGATCCGAACGTAATCGGCCAGGACCACTACGACACCGCTCGCGGCGTTCAGTACGTTCTGCAACGTTACAAAGAGCTGAAAGACATCATCGCGATCCTGGGTATGGACGAGCTGTCGGAAGCCGACAAACAGTTGGTTAACCGTGCTCGTAAGATCCAGCGCTTCTTGTCGCAGCCGTTCTTCGTGGCTGAAGTCTTCACCGGTGCTTCGGGTAAATACGTTTCCCTGAAAGACACCATTGCTGGCTTCAAAGGCATCCTCAACGGTGACTACGACCACCTGCCAGAACAAGCGTTCTACATGGTTGGCGGCATCGAAGAAGCGATCGAGAAAGCCAAGAAACTGTAA
- a CDS encoding F0F1 ATP synthase subunit epsilon, with amino-acid sequence MAMTVHCDIVSAEGEIFSGLVEMVIAHGALGDLGIALGHAPLITNLKPGPIRLIKQGGEAEVFYISGGFLEVQPNMVKVLADTVQRAADLDEAQAQAALKAAENALNEKGADFDYGAAATRLAEAAAQLRTVQQIRKKFGG; translated from the coding sequence ATGGCTATGACAGTCCATTGCGATATCGTCAGCGCGGAAGGGGAAATCTTTTCCGGCCTGGTCGAGATGGTGATTGCGCACGGTGCACTGGGTGATCTTGGTATCGCTCTGGGTCACGCGCCGCTGATCACTAATCTGAAGCCAGGTCCGATCCGCCTGATCAAGCAAGGCGGGGAAGCCGAGGTGTTCTACATCTCCGGTGGTTTCCTCGAGGTTCAGCCGAACATGGTCAAGGTACTTGCCGATACCGTGCAACGTGCTGCCGACCTGGATGAAGCTCAGGCTCAAGCAGCTCTCAAGGCTGCCGAGAATGCCCTGAACGAAAAAGGCGCGGACTTCGATTACGGCGCCGCTGCCACACGTCTGGCCGAGGCTGCAGCTCAACTGCGCACCGTCCAGCAGATCCGCAAGAAGTTTGGCGGTTAA
- the glmU gene encoding bifunctional UDP-N-acetylglucosamine diphosphorylase/glucosamine-1-phosphate N-acetyltransferase GlmU: protein MSLEIVILAAGQGTRMRSALPKVLHPIAGNSMLGHVIHSARQLDPQRIHVVIGHGADVVRERLAADDLNFVLQDKQLGTGHATAQAVPFITADTVLILYGDVPLIEVETLQRLLKHVVPGQMGLLTVELDDPTGYGRIVRDAEGKVAAIVEHKDASEAQRAITEGNTGILAVPANCLADWMSRLSNNNAQGEYYLTDVIEMAVSDGLVVATEQPHDPMEVQGANDRKQLSELERHYQLRAGRRLMAQGVTLRDPARFDVRGEVTVGRDVLIDINVILEGNVVIEDDVIIGPNCVIKDSTLRKGVVIKANSHIEGAILGEGSDAGPFARLRPGTVLEARAHVGNFVELKNAHMGEGAKAGHLTYLGDAEIGARTNIGAGTITCNYDGANKWKTVIGEDVFIGSNNSLVAPVDISSAATTAAGSTITQNVDNAQLAVGRARQKNIDGWKRPVKIKKD from the coding sequence ATGTCTCTCGAAATCGTTATCCTCGCGGCCGGTCAAGGCACTCGTATGCGTTCGGCACTGCCGAAGGTGTTGCACCCGATTGCCGGCAATTCCATGTTGGGCCATGTTATCCACAGCGCCCGACAACTCGATCCACAACGCATTCATGTAGTTATCGGCCACGGTGCCGATGTGGTGCGTGAGCGTCTGGCCGCAGACGATCTGAATTTTGTGCTGCAGGACAAGCAGTTGGGCACCGGCCACGCCACAGCCCAGGCTGTGCCGTTCATTACGGCCGACACCGTGCTGATTCTTTACGGTGATGTGCCGCTGATCGAAGTCGAAACCCTGCAACGTCTGCTCAAGCATGTTGTGCCTGGCCAGATGGGTTTGTTGACCGTAGAGCTGGATGACCCGACCGGCTATGGCCGTATCGTCCGCGACGCCGAGGGCAAGGTCGCCGCCATCGTCGAGCACAAAGATGCCAGCGAAGCGCAGCGTGCGATCACTGAAGGCAACACCGGCATTCTCGCGGTACCGGCCAATTGTCTGGCCGACTGGATGAGTCGTCTGTCGAATAACAACGCTCAGGGCGAGTACTACCTGACCGACGTGATCGAAATGGCGGTCAGCGATGGTCTGGTAGTGGCCACCGAACAGCCACATGACCCGATGGAAGTGCAGGGTGCCAACGATCGCAAGCAACTCTCCGAGCTAGAGCGTCATTACCAATTGCGCGCCGGTCGTCGCCTGATGGCCCAAGGCGTAACACTGCGTGACCCGGCGCGTTTCGACGTGCGTGGCGAAGTCACCGTCGGTCGTGATGTGCTGATCGACATCAACGTGATTCTCGAAGGCAACGTGGTCATTGAAGACGACGTGATCATTGGTCCGAACTGCGTGATCAAAGACAGCACCCTACGCAAAGGTGTGGTCATCAAAGCCAACTCTCACATTGAAGGCGCAATACTCGGCGAAGGCAGTGATGCCGGTCCGTTTGCTCGCCTGCGCCCGGGTACTGTGCTTGAAGCGCGTGCCCATGTGGGTAACTTTGTTGAACTGAAGAACGCCCACATGGGCGAAGGCGCCAAGGCCGGACATCTGACTTACCTGGGCGACGCCGAAATCGGTGCGCGCACCAACATCGGCGCGGGAACCATCACCTGCAACTACGATGGCGCCAACAAGTGGAAGACCGTGATAGGCGAAGATGTGTTCATTGGTTCCAACAACTCGTTGGTCGCCCCTGTGGATATCTCCAGCGCCGCAACTACCGCGGCCGGTTCGACCATCACACAGAATGTTGATAACGCGCAGTTGGCCGTTGGGCGTGCGCGGCAGAAGAACATCGATGGCTGGAAGCGTCCGGTGAAAATCAAAAAGGACTGA
- a CDS encoding DeoR/GlpR family DNA-binding transcription regulator → MSKRNTPQRRHNILALLNEQGEVSVDELAKRFETSEVTIRKDLAALESHGLLLRRYGGAITMPQELVAETAQSISKYKQAIARAAVKRIREHARIIIDSGSTTAAMIPELGQQPGLVVMTNSLHVANALSELEHEPVLLMTGGTWDPHSESFQGQVAEQVLRSYDFDQLFIGADGIDLMRGTTTFNELLGLSRVMAEVAREVIVMVEADKIGRKIPNLELPWSSVHTLITDDRLPLDARDQIQARGITLICAAISQEK, encoded by the coding sequence ATGTCGAAACGCAATACGCCGCAGCGCCGCCACAACATCCTCGCTTTGCTCAATGAGCAGGGCGAAGTCAGTGTGGATGAACTGGCCAAGCGCTTCGAAACCTCCGAAGTTACGATTCGCAAGGATCTTGCCGCATTGGAAAGCCACGGTCTGTTGCTACGCCGCTACGGTGGAGCGATCACCATGCCTCAGGAACTGGTCGCGGAAACCGCCCAGAGCATTTCCAAATACAAACAGGCGATCGCTCGCGCTGCGGTGAAACGCATCCGCGAGCACGCGCGCATTATCATCGACAGTGGCAGCACCACCGCCGCGATGATTCCAGAGCTTGGCCAACAGCCGGGCTTGGTGGTGATGACCAACTCTCTGCACGTCGCTAATGCCTTGAGCGAGCTCGAACATGAACCGGTGCTGTTAATGACCGGCGGCACCTGGGATCCGCATTCGGAATCCTTCCAGGGCCAGGTGGCCGAGCAGGTACTACGCTCCTACGACTTCGATCAGTTGTTTATTGGCGCCGATGGCATCGATCTGATGCGCGGTACCACCACGTTCAACGAATTGCTGGGCTTGAGCCGAGTGATGGCTGAAGTGGCGCGGGAAGTGATCGTGATGGTCGAGGCCGACAAGATCGGCCGCAAGATTCCCAATCTGGAGCTGCCATGGAGCAGCGTCCATACCCTAATTACCGATGATCGCCTGCCCTTAGATGCCCGCGATCAGATTCAGGCCCGCGGTATCACCTTGATTTGCGCGGCTATCAGTCAGGAGAAATAA
- the glmS gene encoding glutamine--fructose-6-phosphate transaminase (isomerizing): MCGIVGAVAERNITAILVEGLKRLEYRGYDSAGVAVYTHDETLERMRRPGKVSELEVALAEHPLVGRLGIAHTRWATHGAPCERNAHPHFSGDIAVVHNGIIENHEALREQLKALGYVFTSDTDTEVIAHLLSEKLKVQPDLTAALKATVKELHGAYGLAVINAKQPDRLVAARSGSPLVIGLGLGENFLASDQLALRQVTDRFMYLEEGDIAEIRRDNVQIWDVNGTAVERQTVQYSDGAEAADKGEFRHYMLKEIHEQPAVVQRTLEGRLSNNQVLVQAFGPQAAELFAKVRNVQIVACGTSYHAGMVARYWLEELAGIPCQVEVASEFRYRKVVVQPDTLFVTISQSGETADTLAALRNAKELGFLASLAICNVGISSLVRESDLTLLTQAGREIGVASTKAFTTQLVGLLLLTLSLGQVRGTLAKGVEATLVEELRRLPSRLGEALAMDSTVEKVAELFAEKNHTLFLGRGAQFPVAMEGALKLKEISYIHAEAYPAGELKHGPLALVDNDMPVVTVAPNNELLEKLKSNLQEVRARGGELIVFADEKAGMTNGEGTHVVQMPHIHDILSPILYTIPLQLLSYYVAVLKGTDVDQPRNLAKSVTVE, encoded by the coding sequence ATGTGTGGAATTGTCGGCGCAGTGGCTGAACGTAATATCACCGCCATTCTGGTAGAAGGCCTCAAGCGCCTTGAATACCGCGGCTATGACAGCGCCGGTGTGGCCGTGTACACCCACGACGAAACCCTTGAGCGCATGCGACGCCCGGGCAAAGTCAGCGAGCTGGAAGTCGCACTGGCCGAACACCCGCTGGTTGGCCGTCTGGGGATTGCCCACACTCGTTGGGCAACCCACGGCGCGCCTTGCGAGCGTAACGCTCACCCGCATTTCTCCGGCGACATTGCGGTGGTGCACAACGGCATCATCGAAAACCATGAAGCCCTGCGTGAGCAACTGAAAGCACTGGGCTACGTATTCACGTCGGACACCGATACTGAAGTCATCGCCCACCTGCTCAGCGAAAAGCTCAAGGTTCAGCCTGATCTCACCGCAGCCCTCAAAGCCACCGTCAAGGAACTCCACGGTGCATACGGTCTGGCAGTGATCAATGCCAAGCAACCGGATCGTCTTGTTGCCGCCCGCAGTGGTAGCCCGCTGGTGATCGGTCTGGGTCTGGGTGAGAACTTCCTCGCTTCCGATCAACTGGCCCTGCGTCAGGTGACTGACCGCTTCATGTATCTGGAAGAAGGCGATATCGCCGAAATTCGCCGCGATAACGTGCAGATCTGGGACGTTAATGGCACTGCTGTCGAGCGTCAGACCGTGCAGTACAGCGACGGTGCCGAAGCCGCCGATAAAGGCGAATTCCGCCACTACATGCTCAAGGAAATCCACGAGCAACCGGCGGTGGTCCAGCGCACTCTGGAAGGTCGTCTGAGCAACAATCAAGTGTTGGTACAGGCATTTGGCCCCCAAGCGGCCGAGTTGTTCGCCAAAGTACGCAACGTGCAGATCGTTGCCTGTGGCACCAGTTATCACGCGGGCATGGTTGCGCGTTACTGGCTCGAAGAACTGGCCGGGATCCCGTGCCAGGTCGAAGTCGCCAGCGAATTCCGCTACCGCAAAGTGGTGGTGCAGCCGGACACCCTGTTCGTCACCATCTCCCAGTCCGGCGAAACCGCCGACACCCTGGCCGCACTGCGCAACGCTAAAGAGCTGGGCTTTCTCGCCAGCCTGGCGATCTGCAACGTCGGCATCAGTTCGCTGGTGCGCGAATCCGATCTGACCCTGCTGACCCAGGCCGGTCGCGAAATCGGCGTGGCATCGACCAAGGCATTCACCACGCAACTGGTCGGTCTATTGCTGCTCACTCTGTCGCTGGGCCAAGTGCGTGGCACTCTGGCGAAAGGCGTTGAAGCCACGTTGGTGGAAGAACTGCGCCGCCTGCCGAGTCGCTTGGGCGAAGCGCTGGCGATGGACAGCACCGTCGAGAAAGTTGCCGAGCTGTTTGCCGAGAAGAACCACACCTTGTTCCTCGGCCGCGGCGCGCAATTCCCGGTGGCGATGGAAGGTGCCTTGAAACTCAAGGAAATCTCCTATATCCACGCCGAAGCCTACCCGGCCGGCGAGTTGAAACACGGCCCGCTGGCGCTTGTGGATAACGACATGCCGGTGGTCACCGTGGCGCCGAACAACGAACTGCTGGAGAAGCTCAAATCCAACCTGCAGGAAGTCCGTGCCCGCGGCGGCGAACTGATCGTGTTCGCCGATGAGAAAGCCGGAATGACCAACGGCGAAGGCACCCACGTCGTGCAGATGCCGCATATCCACGACATCCTCTCGCCGATCCTCTACACCATTCCGCTGCAACTGCTGTCGTACTACGTTGCTGTGCTCAAGGGTACGGACGTTGATCAGCCGCGTAACCTGGCGAAGTCGGTGACGGTGGAATAA
- a CDS encoding LysR family transcriptional regulator, giving the protein MDRFQEMQVFAAVAQDQGFSAAARRLGLSAASVTRAVAALEQRIGTQLLIRTTRSVHLSEAGQRYLEDCRRILAEVQEAEDSAAGSHAQPRGQLTVTAPVLFGELFVTPVMAGYLAQYPDVSINAVLVDRIVSMVEEGIDVAVRIGELADSNQHAIRVGEVRRVVCGSPQYLAEHGRPSHPQALAGLPVVATAATGQMRNWPFLEQGEPLIVRPEPRLVVTANQAAITAACLGLGLTRVLSYQVANKVAAGELEIVLADFELPPLPIHVVYQGGRKAPARVRSFVDFTVNALREHPALKNAALLREKK; this is encoded by the coding sequence ATGGATCGCTTCCAGGAAATGCAGGTCTTCGCCGCCGTCGCCCAGGACCAGGGCTTCTCCGCAGCCGCGCGGCGTCTGGGCCTGTCCGCTGCCAGCGTCACCCGCGCCGTTGCCGCACTGGAGCAGCGGATCGGTACGCAATTGCTGATTCGCACCACGCGCAGTGTGCATCTGAGTGAAGCGGGGCAGCGTTATCTGGAGGACTGTCGCCGGATTCTCGCCGAGGTGCAGGAAGCCGAGGATTCTGCCGCAGGCAGCCACGCCCAGCCCCGTGGGCAATTGACGGTGACGGCGCCGGTGTTGTTTGGCGAGTTGTTCGTTACGCCAGTCATGGCCGGTTATCTCGCACAGTATCCGGACGTGTCGATCAACGCCGTGTTGGTGGATCGGATCGTCAGCATGGTTGAGGAGGGCATCGATGTCGCAGTGCGCATCGGCGAGCTGGCGGACAGTAATCAGCATGCGATCCGCGTCGGTGAGGTTCGGCGAGTGGTTTGCGGTTCGCCGCAATACTTGGCCGAGCACGGCCGGCCCAGCCATCCCCAGGCGTTGGCCGGTTTGCCCGTAGTGGCGACTGCCGCCACCGGCCAGATGCGCAATTGGCCGTTTCTCGAACAGGGCGAACCACTGATCGTGCGCCCGGAGCCGCGTTTGGTGGTCACCGCCAATCAAGCCGCGATCACGGCCGCATGTTTGGGCCTGGGGCTGACGCGGGTGCTTTCCTATCAAGTGGCGAACAAGGTCGCGGCGGGCGAACTGGAAATCGTCCTCGCTGACTTCGAACTGCCGCCGCTGCCGATTCATGTGGTGTATCAGGGCGGGCGCAAGGCGCCGGCGCGGGTACGCAGTTTTGTTGATTTCACGGTAAACGCTCTGCGTGAGCATCCGGCGCTGAAAAATGCCGCGTTATTGCGCGAGAAGAAATAA